One genomic region from Sphaerochaeta sp. encodes:
- a CDS encoding nucleotide pyrophosphohydrolase, translating into MLNREIEEEIRTFVHERNWEQFHTPKDLAISISLEANELLEKFQWSGKETDVPAKRDGMKEELADVFIYCFMMADAIGVDPRSIIQEKLEQNRKKYPVSLSYGNSLKYTELKG; encoded by the coding sequence ATGCTGAATCGGGAAATTGAGGAAGAGATTAGGACGTTCGTCCATGAGCGGAACTGGGAACAGTTCCATACGCCGAAGGATCTGGCCATTTCCATCTCGCTGGAGGCCAACGAGCTGCTGGAGAAGTTCCAGTGGTCCGGCAAAGAGACGGATGTGCCGGCCAAGCGGGACGGGATGAAGGAAGAGCTGGCCGACGTGTTCATCTACTGCTTCATGATGGCTGATGCCATCGGGGTGGACCCCCGGTCCATCATCCAGGAGAAACTGGAACAGAACCGGAAGAAGTACCCCGTCTCGCTCTCCTACGGAAACTCCCTGAAATACACCGAGCTGAAAGGCTGA
- a CDS encoding Cof-type HAD-IIB family hydrolase yields the protein MYHGIFFCDIDGTLIPHGQAYASPSLVSLMREAPRSGWLFCIDSGRMYPSVRRAFPDMEDHMVVTCSTGGRMFWQGKEIGDAKTIDRETVEKIAKDTLDEGYALLVAADETLYILGREGASLDALLARQHATVRLIHHLDVVEGNIHQLTVVYPLSDPQAVPFFQQRWGGVLNVATSGSGLIDLAPANKGDGVRRVLDYFGVPVQHSWAFGDDENDVPMFQAVAYPFVMENASESLKRRFPLHCRSVEETVRDIMGSPAPGVKG from the coding sequence GTGTACCACGGCATTTTCTTCTGCGACATTGACGGCACGTTGATCCCCCATGGGCAGGCGTACGCTTCTCCTTCGCTGGTCTCCCTGATGCGTGAGGCGCCCCGGTCGGGGTGGCTGTTCTGCATCGACAGCGGCCGGATGTACCCGTCGGTGCGTCGGGCGTTCCCTGATATGGAAGACCACATGGTCGTCACCTGCAGTACCGGAGGACGGATGTTCTGGCAGGGGAAGGAGATCGGGGATGCGAAGACGATCGACCGTGAGACGGTGGAAAAGATCGCCAAGGACACGCTGGATGAAGGGTATGCCCTGCTGGTCGCCGCCGATGAGACGTTGTACATCCTGGGCAGGGAAGGCGCGTCTCTGGACGCGTTGCTTGCCAGACAGCACGCCACCGTCCGCCTGATCCATCATCTGGATGTGGTGGAAGGGAACATCCACCAACTGACCGTGGTGTATCCGCTCTCTGATCCCCAGGCCGTCCCCTTTTTCCAACAGCGGTGGGGTGGCGTGCTGAACGTCGCGACCAGCGGTTCCGGGTTGATCGACCTTGCGCCGGCAAACAAAGGGGATGGCGTACGGCGCGTCCTGGACTATTTCGGGGTTCCGGTGCAGCACTCCTGGGCGTTCGGTGATGATGAGAACGATGTGCCGATGTTCCAGGCGGTGGCATATCCCTTCGTGATGGAAAACGCGTCGGAATCGTTGAAACGGCGGTTTCCTTTGCACTGCCGGAGCGTCGAGGAGACGGTACGGGACATCATGGGATCGCCGGCACCAGGGGTGAAGGGATAA
- a CDS encoding fibronectin type III domain-containing protein, with protein sequence MRRLSLLLLTLLCVTSLWASDWMPTITGIDTDGNDVKVSFTLSTSAETADKAEVELYDAQGNLLSTQKVGRSRKDAKKAYFTLDASGTYFTRVKAVKGEESQYSPSVSFPFTLVLQAPTVTVRNLGGGTLLVQWDPVKEADGYTVTAVRGGMFATVSRTTDTSVTLKGLSVGTKYAITVRATRGNGQAESQTITKTARKEAERIWTFTEFGQSTKPTLNTFTLLDGDDLSFQLASCTFSKDGAIIEKGGKFTAFHDGVSFLYTTLDPKTENFTLTATFHIDYINPVADGQEGFGLMAMDRLGEQGVSSVNHYTNSAAIIATKFEETIGGVKKTSKDTLGARFVTGLTDEIINGGDQAIAQYGTSESHAFSYDQSDLVRTGDVYRLTLKKDNTGYHAIFKRTIASEDTIEEYILYEPDALSVLDPDHLYVGFVVARGCNVTVNDVQFTTTNKADDPPGIPKPLDLIPITTKVDSPTTYSDAAYPFAYVANCDGYLTVKRHNGPVLLDKERVTADTTFTKILTLEKGINDYEITFQPKEGWAPYPGSTMASYDKEAKRYVASSQAVSTSLSVIYLSYPGTTLYASNNGSPFGDGSRSDPLDISSAVAFCAPSQTIVLTDPEYHLTRPLLIQRGNDGKPGKPKTLKAESRSVLDFSMAGGGMQLWGSYWVIQNIDITNTPDNVKGLQIAGNDNLVQGVYAYRCGDTGIQISGSSTEPYEKWPARNRVVGCISHDNCDSAQNNADGFAAKLTVGDGNLFSDCIAYHNIDDGWDLYAKIETGPIGAVTIQRCVAYGNGSLSDGSGNGDGNGFKLGGDGIAVPHLLSDSIAYANGASGITSNSNPAVRLKEVTSYGNAASNIALYGKGSGARSFSVTGVLSFAGGQADTITEYDGKDATNFFWDGAVSSNGETKREKSIFTSTDMTITPTVTDAWTIDTHGLFSQSSGSGANL encoded by the coding sequence ATGCGACGCCTTTCCCTGCTGCTGCTCACCCTTCTTTGCGTCACGTCCCTCTGGGCTTCCGACTGGATGCCGACGATCACCGGCATTGATACCGACGGAAATGACGTGAAGGTATCCTTCACGCTGTCCACCTCAGCGGAAACGGCGGACAAGGCGGAAGTGGAACTGTACGACGCCCAAGGGAATCTCCTCTCCACCCAGAAGGTGGGCCGAAGCAGGAAAGACGCCAAAAAAGCATACTTCACGTTGGATGCCAGCGGAACGTACTTCACCCGGGTCAAGGCGGTCAAAGGAGAGGAGAGCCAGTACTCCCCGTCCGTCTCGTTCCCCTTCACCCTGGTGCTCCAGGCTCCCACCGTCACGGTACGGAACCTGGGAGGCGGGACGCTGCTCGTCCAATGGGATCCGGTCAAGGAAGCGGACGGATACACCGTCACGGCGGTGCGCGGTGGGATGTTCGCCACGGTGAGCCGCACCACGGACACCTCCGTCACGCTGAAAGGTCTTTCCGTCGGGACGAAATACGCCATCACGGTACGGGCGACCCGGGGGAATGGGCAGGCGGAAAGCCAGACGATCACCAAAACGGCGAGGAAAGAAGCGGAGCGGATCTGGACGTTCACTGAATTCGGACAGAGCACCAAACCGACACTGAACACCTTCACCCTTCTGGATGGGGATGACCTGTCGTTCCAGCTTGCCAGCTGCACCTTCAGCAAGGACGGGGCCATCATCGAGAAAGGGGGAAAATTCACCGCATTCCACGATGGCGTATCGTTCCTGTACACTACGCTGGATCCGAAGACGGAGAACTTCACCCTGACGGCGACGTTCCACATCGACTACATCAATCCGGTGGCCGACGGACAGGAAGGATTCGGCCTGATGGCCATGGACCGGCTGGGGGAACAAGGCGTCTCGTCGGTCAACCACTACACCAACAGCGCCGCCATCATCGCGACGAAGTTCGAGGAGACGATCGGAGGCGTGAAGAAGACCAGCAAGGATACGCTGGGAGCCCGGTTCGTCACCGGTCTTACCGATGAGATCATCAACGGAGGAGACCAGGCCATCGCCCAATACGGCACCTCGGAAAGCCACGCGTTCAGCTACGACCAGAGCGATCTGGTACGGACCGGAGACGTGTACCGCCTGACCCTGAAGAAGGACAACACCGGCTACCACGCCATCTTCAAGCGGACCATCGCCAGCGAAGACACCATCGAGGAGTACATCCTGTACGAACCGGACGCCCTGTCCGTGCTGGATCCCGACCATCTGTACGTCGGCTTCGTCGTCGCCCGGGGGTGCAACGTCACCGTCAACGACGTCCAGTTCACCACGACGAACAAAGCGGATGATCCTCCGGGAATCCCCAAACCACTGGATTTGATCCCCATCACCACCAAGGTGGACAGCCCCACCACGTACAGCGACGCGGCCTACCCGTTCGCCTATGTGGCAAACTGTGACGGATATCTGACCGTCAAACGGCACAACGGCCCGGTGCTGCTGGACAAGGAACGCGTAACGGCGGACACCACCTTCACCAAAATCCTGACGCTGGAGAAAGGCATCAACGATTATGAGATCACATTCCAGCCCAAGGAGGGATGGGCGCCGTACCCCGGCTCCACCATGGCAAGCTACGACAAGGAAGCCAAACGGTATGTGGCAAGCTCACAGGCCGTATCCACCTCCCTGTCCGTCATCTACCTCTCCTATCCCGGAACCACACTGTACGCGTCCAACAACGGCTCTCCGTTCGGAGATGGAAGCCGAAGCGACCCGCTGGATATCTCCAGCGCCGTGGCGTTCTGCGCCCCCAGCCAGACGATCGTGCTGACCGACCCGGAGTATCATCTTACCAGACCGCTTCTCATCCAACGTGGCAATGACGGAAAACCGGGAAAACCCAAAACCCTCAAGGCGGAAAGCCGGAGCGTTCTGGATTTCTCCATGGCGGGCGGTGGCATGCAACTGTGGGGCTCCTACTGGGTGATCCAAAACATCGACATCACCAACACGCCGGACAACGTCAAGGGACTGCAGATCGCCGGCAACGACAACCTGGTCCAAGGCGTCTACGCCTACCGATGCGGGGACACCGGCATCCAGATCTCCGGCTCCAGCACCGAACCGTACGAGAAATGGCCTGCCCGCAACCGGGTGGTCGGTTGCATCAGCCACGACAACTGCGACAGCGCCCAGAACAATGCCGACGGCTTCGCCGCCAAACTGACCGTCGGGGACGGGAACCTGTTCTCCGACTGCATCGCCTACCACAACATCGATGACGGCTGGGATCTGTACGCCAAAATCGAGACCGGCCCGATCGGCGCGGTGACCATCCAGCGGTGCGTCGCCTACGGCAACGGGAGCCTGTCCGATGGATCAGGGAACGGAGACGGCAACGGTTTCAAGCTGGGAGGGGACGGCATCGCCGTACCACACCTCCTTTCGGACAGCATCGCCTACGCCAACGGGGCGAGCGGCATCACCAGCAACAGCAATCCGGCGGTGCGCCTCAAGGAGGTGACCAGTTATGGGAATGCGGCAAGCAATATCGCGCTGTACGGGAAAGGAAGCGGAGCGCGTTCCTTCTCCGTCACCGGTGTCCTTTCGTTTGCCGGAGGACAGGCGGACACCATCACTGAATACGACGGAAAGGACGCGACCAACTTCTTCTGGGATGGCGCGGTTTCAAGCAACGGGGAGACCAAGCGGGAGAAATCGATCTTCACCTCCACCGACATGACCATCACCCCGACGGTCACCGACGCCTGGACGATCGACACCCATGGGCTGTTCTCCCAGAGCTCAGGAAGCGGGGCAAACCTGTAG
- a CDS encoding CBS domain-containing protein, with the protein MTQHGLSSAYVVDEDLKLQGIIGITEAVQGYREGKEVTDVVRTDVPTVRSADLVSAIMPLAAESPFPLAVLDDEGVLAGIVTKASVLSALM; encoded by the coding sequence ATGACCCAGCATGGGCTCTCCTCCGCCTACGTGGTGGACGAGGATCTCAAGCTGCAGGGGATCATCGGCATCACCGAAGCGGTGCAGGGATATCGGGAAGGAAAAGAGGTGACGGACGTGGTCCGCACCGACGTGCCGACGGTCCGCAGTGCCGATCTTGTCTCCGCCATCATGCCGCTTGCCGCGGAAAGCCCGTTTCCGTTGGCCGTGCTGGATGACGAAGGGGTGCTGGCTGGCATCGTCACCAAGGCGAGCGTGTTGTCCGCATTGATGTAA
- a CDS encoding SGNH/GDSL hydrolase family protein has protein sequence MKTIVCFGDSNTYGSNPHGGRWGHDVRWPRVLQSLLGPSYYVVEEGLGGRETVFDDPLEGERNGFVALPFVLKTHKPFDLLVISLGTNDTKSIFHASSKVITKGLERLVVYAQRFDYGPGNPVPRILLVSPIHVGTDLSRCPFPSFDQDSITKSRQLAPLIKELADRTGCAFLDAALVASPSQTDQIHMDKESHLALAHAIADKIQEMER, from the coding sequence ATGAAAACGATTGTCTGTTTTGGTGACAGCAACACGTATGGTTCCAATCCCCACGGAGGAAGATGGGGGCACGATGTCCGTTGGCCGCGGGTTCTGCAGAGCTTGCTTGGCCCTTCGTACTACGTGGTGGAGGAGGGACTCGGAGGCCGTGAGACGGTCTTCGATGATCCGTTGGAGGGGGAGCGCAACGGGTTCGTCGCGCTGCCCTTTGTGCTGAAGACCCACAAGCCGTTCGATCTCCTTGTCATCTCACTGGGAACCAACGACACCAAGTCGATCTTCCACGCTTCATCGAAGGTGATCACCAAGGGGTTGGAACGGCTGGTGGTATACGCCCAGCGGTTTGACTATGGCCCGGGAAACCCGGTACCCAGGATCCTGTTGGTTTCTCCGATTCACGTCGGGACGGACCTTTCCCGTTGTCCGTTCCCCTCGTTTGACCAGGATTCCATCACGAAGAGCAGGCAGCTTGCTCCGCTGATCAAGGAACTGGCCGACCGCACCGGTTGCGCGTTCCTGGACGCGGCGCTGGTGGCGTCCCCCAGCCAGACGGACCAGATCCACATGGACAAGGAATCCCACCTTGCCCTTGCCCATGCCATCGCGGACAAAATACAGGAGATGGAAAGATGA